One part of the Streptomyces nigra genome encodes these proteins:
- a CDS encoding SpoIIE family protein phosphatase, which translates to MVDRGASALSLPDDWPTHPEPILALNRMGSFDWDLDSGLFHMDAQAHEVFDLRPDEYDGHPESLAVRVPTTEGFRLDTLVSQALKDGSENYGAYFRIRTRSGTLRWTHTQGYIRRDETGRPRRIIGIVRDATEELAESEERREQAAADEARRQQTNVVQLTTAALAHARTVQDVIDILKDTQGLTHLGATSLVMGLLEAGSRIRLVAEGPSGSFVPGTLVTRIDEQYPMSEVVRTLSPRFIESPEEFAESYPILWPHITDLHITSAAYMPLIAQARPIGAIGLLYSDRAGFSAEDRNVLVALGSSIAQSLQRAMLYEQEKDLATGLQQAMLPRTIPSVPGAEVAVRYRAAGAAGSLGRDIGGDWYDLIPLPGGRVGAVIGDVQGHDTHAAAVMGQLRIVLRAYAAEGHTPATVMARASVFLHELDTDRFATCLYAEADLSTGVVQVVRAGHIDPMLRAPDGTCRRVAVEGGLPLGLSAEFGSLEYPVGTLELDADHTLLLCTDGLVELPGDDLDDGMHALSDLISAGPLDVRELADRLIDVAEERGGDDDVALLLLRRRVLDTPQAGGRLQQHVAPGDPEALTGARHMIRAAVRAWSAGDRADEIELVADELITNALMHTEGAAVVTLRVLAGSERRLRVEVEDSSSALPRRREAGESGVSGRGLLLVDLLTDVWGVEARGGGKAVWCEFVVPERD; encoded by the coding sequence ATGGTTGATCGGGGAGCGAGCGCCCTGTCACTCCCGGACGACTGGCCCACCCACCCGGAACCGATCCTGGCGCTCAACCGCATGGGCAGCTTCGACTGGGACCTGGACAGCGGGCTGTTCCACATGGACGCCCAGGCCCACGAGGTCTTCGACCTGCGCCCCGACGAATACGACGGCCACCCCGAGAGCCTCGCCGTCCGCGTCCCGACGACCGAGGGCTTCCGCCTCGACACCCTGGTCTCCCAGGCCCTGAAGGACGGCAGCGAGAACTACGGCGCCTACTTCCGCATCCGCACCCGCTCCGGCACGCTGCGCTGGACCCACACCCAGGGCTACATCCGGCGCGACGAGACCGGCCGGCCGCGCCGCATCATCGGCATCGTCCGCGACGCCACCGAGGAGCTCGCCGAGAGCGAGGAACGGCGTGAACAGGCCGCCGCGGACGAGGCGCGCCGGCAGCAGACCAACGTCGTCCAGCTCACCACCGCCGCCCTCGCGCACGCCCGCACCGTCCAGGACGTCATCGACATCCTCAAGGACACCCAGGGCCTCACCCACCTCGGGGCCACCAGCCTCGTCATGGGGCTCCTCGAGGCCGGCAGCCGCATCCGGCTCGTCGCCGAGGGCCCGTCGGGCAGCTTCGTCCCGGGGACCCTCGTCACCCGGATCGACGAGCAGTACCCGATGAGCGAGGTCGTCCGGACCCTCAGCCCCCGTTTCATCGAGTCACCGGAGGAGTTCGCCGAGAGCTACCCGATCCTCTGGCCGCACATCACCGATCTGCACATCACCTCCGCCGCCTATATGCCGCTGATCGCGCAGGCCCGCCCGATCGGTGCCATCGGGCTGCTCTACAGCGACCGGGCCGGATTCTCCGCCGAGGACCGCAACGTCCTCGTCGCGCTCGGCAGCAGCATCGCCCAGAGCCTCCAGCGGGCCATGCTCTACGAACAGGAGAAGGACCTCGCCACCGGCCTCCAGCAGGCCATGCTGCCGCGCACCATCCCCAGCGTGCCCGGCGCCGAGGTCGCCGTCCGCTACCGCGCGGCCGGCGCCGCCGGCAGCCTCGGCCGGGACATCGGCGGCGACTGGTACGACCTGATCCCGCTGCCCGGCGGCCGGGTCGGCGCCGTCATCGGCGACGTCCAGGGGCACGACACGCACGCCGCCGCCGTCATGGGCCAGCTCCGCATCGTGCTGCGCGCCTACGCCGCCGAGGGCCACACCCCCGCCACCGTCATGGCCCGCGCCTCCGTCTTCCTGCACGAACTCGACACCGACCGCTTCGCGACCTGCCTGTACGCCGAGGCGGACCTGTCCACCGGGGTCGTCCAGGTCGTCCGCGCCGGCCACATCGACCCGATGCTGCGCGCCCCCGACGGCACCTGCCGGCGCGTGGCCGTCGAGGGCGGGCTGCCGCTCGGTCTGTCCGCCGAGTTCGGCAGCCTGGAGTACCCGGTCGGCACCCTGGAGCTCGACGCCGACCACACCCTCCTGCTCTGCACCGACGGCCTGGTCGAACTGCCGGGCGACGACCTCGACGACGGCATGCACGCCCTCAGCGACCTCATCAGCGCCGGACCGCTCGACGTACGGGAACTCGCCGACCGGCTCATCGACGTGGCCGAGGAACGCGGCGGCGACGACGACGTGGCCCTGCTCCTGCTGCGCCGCCGCGTCCTGGACACCCCGCAGGCCGGCGGACGGCTCCAGCAGCACGTCGCCCCCGGCGACCCCGAGGCGCTCACCGGCGCCCGGCACATGATCCGCGCCGCCGTGCGCGCCTGGAGCGCCGGGGACCGCGCCGACGAGATCGAACTGGTCGCCGACGAGCTGATCACCAACGCCCTCATGCACACCGAGGGCGCCGCCGTGGTCACCCTGCGGGTCCTCGCCGGCTCCGAACGCCGGCTGCGCGTCGAGGTCGAGGACTCCTCCAGCGCGCTGCCCCGGCGCCGCGAGGCGGGGGAGTCCGGGGTGTCCGGCCGGGGCCTGCTCCTGGTCGACCTGCTGACCGACGTGTGGGGCGTGGAGGCGCGGGGCGGCGGCAAGGCCGTCTGGTGCGAGTTCGTGGTGCCGGAGCGGGACTGA
- a CDS encoding Fpg/Nei family DNA glycosylase, which translates to MPELPEVEALKDFLTEHLVDHEIVRVLPVAISVLKTYDPPADALQGHRVTAVHRYGKFLDLETDGGPRLVTHLARAGWLHWKDPLPSGVPRPGKGPLALRVALETGAGFDLTEAGTQKRLAVYVVRDPQEVPGVSRLGPDPLADDFDEARFAALLEGERRQIKGALRDQSLIAGVGNAYSDEILHAAKMSPFKLAASLTPEDVSRLYEALRTTLTEAVERSRGIAAGRLKAEKKTGLRVHGRTGEPCPVCGDTIREVSFSDSSLQYCPTCQTGGKPLADRRLSRLLK; encoded by the coding sequence ATGCCGGAACTCCCCGAGGTGGAAGCGCTCAAGGACTTCCTCACCGAGCACCTGGTCGACCATGAGATCGTCCGGGTGCTGCCCGTCGCGATCAGCGTCCTGAAGACGTACGACCCGCCCGCCGACGCGCTGCAGGGCCACCGCGTCACCGCCGTGCACCGGTACGGCAAGTTCCTCGACCTGGAGACGGACGGCGGACCGCGTCTCGTCACCCATCTGGCGCGAGCGGGATGGCTGCACTGGAAGGACCCGCTGCCCAGCGGTGTGCCGCGCCCCGGCAAGGGGCCGCTCGCCCTGCGCGTCGCGCTGGAGACCGGCGCCGGGTTCGACCTGACGGAGGCCGGCACCCAGAAGCGGCTCGCGGTGTACGTCGTCCGGGACCCGCAGGAGGTGCCCGGCGTCAGCCGGCTCGGCCCCGACCCGCTCGCGGACGACTTCGACGAGGCGCGTTTCGCCGCCCTGCTGGAGGGCGAGCGCCGCCAGATCAAGGGCGCCCTGCGCGACCAGAGCCTCATCGCCGGGGTCGGCAACGCCTACAGCGACGAGATCCTGCACGCGGCGAAGATGTCGCCGTTCAAGCTGGCGGCCTCGCTGACGCCCGAGGACGTCAGCCGCCTGTACGAGGCGCTGCGCACCACGCTCACCGAGGCGGTCGAGCGCTCGCGCGGGATCGCGGCCGGACGGCTGAAGGCGGAGAAGAAGACCGGTCTGCGCGTCCACGGCCGCACGGGTGAGCCCTGCCCGGTGTGCGGCGACACCATCCGCGAGGTGTCCTTCAGCGACTCCTCGCTCCAGTACTGCCCGACCTGCCAGACCGGCGGAAAACCCCTGGCGGACCGCCGCCTGTCCCGCCTCCTGAAGTAG
- a CDS encoding caspase, EACC1-associated type, with translation MTDTRHALIIANERYDDRALKQLKAPGHDADALAEVLGDPQIGDFDVDVVSNQPSYVLRRRIEHFFSDRRRDDTLVVHFSCHGIKSESGELYFAASDTEPLLLEATAVPAQFVRRCMSRSRAGRTVLFLDCCYGGAFSRSSSGVRSTGDVNVLDSFATERPAGGRGWAVITASSSMEYAVEGGDLTEDTAPRPSVFTGAVVQGLDTGEADLDADGEISLDDLYDYVYDRVRGQNPHQTPGKTVEMQGELHLAHSRRRRQVVIAPEPIPASWRTALHSKNHFTRLGAVAELRYRLQSETLPVAEGARQALLDVAHNDMRQVADTASAHLREIRLQPSTGRLDFGRLLQDAPVPHKTVTLGGLPLARAFVAQPTEPWLRLTETDDGLDVTVDPAAEGRLSADILLKGVADETVIHVEAELPAAPADAKASGQGHARATAAPAPDQARAHSAVPPGERRVPSTADAPHEAPAHPAADTPVIPSPGAPPSPPAGSEAAHARAADETRLAPSPDAPPRTRPRPADGAPHTRPSGGTDRHNAETQVAPAGIPPRPPEAPRRPEGAPRRPEGAPRRPERARAPAPFRRAVVMGGGALVAALAGVGTFVAAAVSGVRAVRDFADAGTGDARSLGSFVEGTGTVPLLVASVLTAVVALVLGTVARHDLRARPERYTQGSTALTKALTSPARWLAVPALVLAVLAFVAWLATRSLT, from the coding sequence ATGACGGACACCCGGCATGCGCTGATCATCGCCAACGAGCGGTACGACGATCGGGCCCTGAAGCAGCTCAAGGCGCCCGGTCACGACGCCGACGCGCTCGCCGAGGTCCTCGGCGACCCCCAGATCGGCGACTTCGACGTGGACGTCGTCAGCAACCAGCCCTCGTACGTCCTGCGCCGGCGCATCGAGCACTTCTTCTCCGACCGGCGCCGCGACGACACCCTGGTGGTGCACTTCTCCTGCCACGGGATCAAGAGCGAGTCCGGCGAGCTGTACTTCGCCGCCAGCGACACCGAGCCGCTGCTGCTGGAGGCGACCGCGGTGCCCGCGCAGTTCGTACGCCGGTGCATGTCCCGCAGCCGGGCGGGCCGGACCGTGCTGTTCCTGGACTGCTGCTACGGCGGGGCGTTCTCCCGCAGCTCGTCCGGCGTACGGTCCACCGGAGACGTGAACGTCCTGGACTCCTTCGCCACGGAGAGGCCGGCCGGGGGGCGGGGCTGGGCCGTCATCACGGCGTCCAGCTCCATGGAGTACGCCGTCGAGGGCGGAGACCTCACCGAGGACACCGCCCCGCGGCCCTCGGTGTTCACCGGCGCCGTGGTGCAGGGCCTCGACACCGGCGAGGCGGACCTCGACGCGGACGGCGAGATCTCCCTGGACGACCTGTACGACTACGTCTACGACCGGGTGCGGGGGCAGAACCCGCACCAGACGCCGGGCAAGACCGTGGAGATGCAGGGCGAGCTGCATCTCGCGCACAGCCGGCGCCGGCGCCAGGTCGTGATCGCGCCCGAACCCATACCGGCGTCCTGGCGGACCGCCCTCCACAGCAAGAACCACTTCACCCGGCTGGGCGCGGTCGCCGAACTGCGCTACCGCCTGCAGAGCGAGACCCTGCCCGTCGCCGAGGGCGCGCGGCAGGCACTCCTCGACGTCGCCCACAACGACATGCGCCAGGTCGCGGACACCGCGAGCGCCCATCTGCGGGAGATCCGCCTCCAGCCGTCGACCGGCCGCCTCGACTTCGGCCGGCTGCTCCAGGACGCGCCCGTGCCGCACAAGACGGTGACCCTCGGGGGCCTGCCCCTCGCCCGCGCGTTCGTGGCCCAGCCGACGGAACCCTGGCTGCGGCTCACGGAGACGGACGACGGCCTGGACGTGACCGTCGACCCGGCGGCCGAGGGCCGGCTGAGCGCGGACATCCTGCTGAAGGGGGTGGCCGACGAGACGGTGATCCACGTCGAGGCGGAGCTGCCGGCGGCACCGGCCGACGCGAAGGCCTCCGGTCAGGGGCACGCCCGGGCGACGGCGGCCCCGGCTCCGGACCAGGCACGCGCCCACTCGGCGGTGCCCCCTGGTGAGCGGCGCGTCCCGTCCACCGCCGACGCCCCGCACGAGGCCCCCGCGCACCCGGCCGCCGATACCCCCGTGATCCCGTCCCCCGGCGCGCCGCCCTCCCCACCCGCCGGCTCGGAGGCGGCACACGCACGCGCGGCCGACGAGACACGGCTCGCCCCGTCCCCCGATGCCCCGCCCCGGACACGGCCCCGACCGGCCGATGGCGCCCCGCACACCCGGCCCTCCGGCGGCACCGATCGCCACAACGCCGAGACGCAGGTCGCCCCGGCCGGCATCCCGCCGCGGCCCCCAGAGGCGCCGCGGAGGCCCGAGGGGGCGCCGCGGAGGCCCGAGGGGGCGCCGCGGAGGCCGGAGAGGGCTCGCGCCCCGGCGCCCTTCCGGCGGGCCGTCGTGATGGGCGGGGGCGCGTTGGTGGCCGCCCTTGCCGGGGTGGGCACCTTTGTCGCGGCCGCGGTCTCGGGGGTGCGGGCCGTGCGGGACTTCGCCGACGCCGGTACGGGGGACGCGCGGTCGCTGGGCTCCTTCGTCGAGGGGACCGGCACCGTGCCGTTGCTCGTCGCCTCGGTCCTCACCGCCGTCGTCGCGCTCGTCCTCGGCACCGTCGCACGCCATGATCTGCGGGCCCGGCCGGAGCGGTACACGCAGGGCTCCACCGCGCTCACGAAGGCCCTCACCTCGCCGGCGCGCTGGCTGGCCGTCCCAGCCCTGGTCCTGGCCGTCCTCGCCTTCGTCGCATGGCTGGCCACGCGCAGCCTGACCTGA